The window TCATGTCCGTGATGAGCCACGAGCTGCGTACCCCGCTGAACGCCATCGGCGGCTACACCGAGCTCATCGACATGGGCGTGCACGGGCCCGTGACCGCGGAGCAGCGCCAGGCGCTCGAGCGCATCCAGCGCAGTACGAAGCACCTGCTGGGGCTCATCAACGACGTGCTCAACTTTGCGCGCAACGAATCGGCAGCCCCCCAGCACTTCCCCGAGCACGTGCCCGTGGGCGAAATGATCGCCGCCGCGGAGGCGCTGGTGCTTCCGCAGCTCGTGGCGAAGGGCCTGGTCCCCGCCCCCGGTGAATGCGACCCGGCCCTCACGGTGTACGCCGACCCGGCGAGGGTTCAGCAGATCCTGCTCAACCTGCTCAGCAACGCCATCAAGTTCACACCGGCGGGCGGGCGCATCGGCATCGCGTGCGCGGCCGGGCCCCATGCAGTCGCCATCTCCGTGTCGGACACGGGGATCGGCATTTCGGAGGAGGGACTGCGCAGGGTGTTCGAGCCCTTCTTCCAGGTGGACGCCCGCCTCACGCGCACCGAGGGCGGGGTAGGGCTGGGGCTGGCGATCAGCCGTGACCTCGCCCGCGGCATGGGGGGAGACCTGACCGCGGAGTCCACGGAAGGCTCGGGGAGCACCTTCCTGCTCCGCCTTCCGCGCCATGCGGATGGATAGGCGCAGGCTGCACGTCGGGGCGGTCCGCACCGCGTTGTCCACGCTCAGCGAGAGAATCCAGGAATGATGCGCGACGAGACGCCCGGGGATCCGCGTACGCCCGACCCGGTGGTGCCGCCCCCTTCGGCGGAAACGGCCGGCTCGCCCGCCCCCGAATCCAGGGAGCGCGAGGAAGCCTGGAAGCGCGGGGAGCTGCGGGCAACGCAGCGCGCGGAAAGCGGGGCGGACGCGCCGAACCCCAACGCCGTTCTCGATGCCACGGGGGTGGCGCAGCGCGCGTTCATCTCGCTCGCCGACAACGTTCGGGACTACGCCATCTTCCTGATGAACCCGGAAGGGACCATCGTCTACTGGGGCGAGGGCGCACGCCTGATCAAGTGGTGGACGCGGGACCAGATGGAGGGTGCCCACTTCCGCGTCCTGTACCCCGACGGAGGCGCGGAGGACGGGACCGCCGAGAGCCACCTGGTGCAGGCCGCGGAGCGCGGCGAGATGGTCAGCGAAGGCCAGCGGATCCGAAGCGACGGCTCCACCTTTTGGGCCGGCGCCACCCTCACCGCGCTGCGCGACGCGAACGGGGAGCTGCAGGGCTTCGCCAAGCTCACCCGCGACCTTACCGCGGCCCATGCCGCGGAGGAGGCGCTCAGGGCCGCCAAGGAGGCCACGGAGGCCGGCCGAAAAGTGGAGGCGGAGAACCGGGCCAAGGGCGCGTTCCTGGCCACCATCTCGCACGAGCTGCGCACCCCGCTGCAGGCGATCATCGCGTACGCCGAGCTCCTGGACATGGAGATCGCGGGGCCGCTGAACGAATCGCAGCGTACGCAGTTGGGACGCATCCGGGTCAGCAGCAGGCACCTGCTGGGGCTGGCGACGGAGGTGCTGGATCTTTCGCGGCTGGACGTGGGAGGGCTGCCCGTGACCCCCGCGGCACACGGGCTCGGAAAGACGGCGGACGAGGCGCTGCTGCTGGTGGCGCCCCAGGCCGACGCGAAGGGGCTGACGCTGACGAACGCCATCGGCGGCTCGGCCGCGGAGCTGTGCTACTGGGGCGATGAGAACCGCGTGCGCCAGATCCTGGTGAACCTTCTGGCCAACGCGGTGAAGTTCACGCCGGCCGGCGGCCGCGTCACCATCAGCGCCGGCTCCACCCAGCAGGCACCGCCCGACGCGCAGCTCGGAGGGCCGGGGCCCTGGGTGTACATGCGGGTGGAGGACAACGGCGCGGGGATTCCGGCGGACAAGCTGCCGGCCATCTTCGAGCCGTACGAGCAGCTGGGAAACGCGAGTGCCGAGGGCGCGGGGCTGGGGCTGGCGATCAGCCAGCGCCTGGCCCGGCTGATGGGCGGAGACCTGACGACGACCAGCGCGGCCGGCGTGGGGTCGAGCTTCTTCCTCTGGCTGGAGAACTCCATCACGCGGCCGGCGAGCCCGCCGGAGTAGAGCAGGGCGCGCGGCGTTCGGTCAGGCGGTCTGCGCGTCCACGCGGATGGTGGTGTCCAGGGCTCCCGCCTCGGGCGTGACCGCCGGGAGCCACAGGACGAAGCGTGAGCCCTGTCCCTCGCTGCTGGTCGCGGTGAGGTCGCCCCCCATCAGCCGTGCCAGCTGCCTGCTGATGGTGAGCCCCAGCCCCGTTCCGCCCCTCGTCCGCGTGTGCCCTTCCTCGGCCTGGATGAAGGGCTGGAAGATCCGCGGGAGCTGGTCGGGCGGAATGCCGATGCCCGTGTCCTCCACCGCCAGGTACGTCCACGGGCCCGCGCCCGTGAGCTCGGCGTCCGTATCCGGCCGGCCGGTGGTGCCACAGCGGATCGTCACCCGCCCTCCGGCCGTCGTGAACTTCACCGCGTTGGAGAGCAGGTTCACGATGATCTGGCGCACCCGGGCCCGGTCGCCCACGTAGCTGGCGGGCGACCCCCCGCATTCGTCGTGGAGCGCGAGCGTCCCCGCCTCGGCCTGCAGCCCCACCAGCGCGACCGCCTCCGCGACCACGTCGGCCACGGGTTCGCGGGTGTGCTCCACGGTCATGTGCCCGGCCTCTACCTTGGCGACGTCCAGGATGTCGTTGATCAGCGTGAGCAGGTGGGCACTGCTCGCCCGGATCCGTTCCAGCTGCGCCTGCTGCTCCGGCGTGACCGGCCCGGTGACGCCCATGGTGAGAAGCTGCGCGTAGCCGATCACGGCGTTGATCGGCGTGCGGAGCTCGTGGCTCATGTTGGCCAGGAACGACGACTTCGCCCGGTTGGCCTCGTCGGCCTCGGCACGCGCACGCTCCGCCTCTTCCGCGCGCACCGCGAGCTCGTCGTTGAGCACTTCGAGCTCCACCGCCTGGTCCTGCAGCTGTTCCGCGTGGGCCTGCAGCTCCGTCGCCAGCGCCTCGGCCTCTTCCGCCCGCTGCCCGGCCTGCGCTCGCGCCTCGCCGGCTTCGGCGAGCGCTTCTTCGAGCCGCCCGCGCAGGTCCTGCAGCGTCCGCGTGAGCGCCCGCTCCCGTTCGGCGGCTTCGCGCGCCGCCCGCAGGCGCACCTCGTCGGCGATCACCTGCCGCTCGGACCGGAAGTACGCCGACAGCAGGGGAAGGAGCGGGCGGAGGAGCCCGGGCCCGGGTGCGCCGGGTGCCGGGCGCACCAGCACCGCGGCGGTGCCGTCCGCGAGGGCGCAGCCCTGCGCCGGCTCGGGCCCGTCGGCGCCGGGCACGGTTCCCTCGAACCCACCGTCGCGCGCCGACGCCTCGATGAATGCCCGCCACGCCGCGGCGCCGCGCAGCACCTGCGGAAAGCCGGGCGCGGGAAGGACGACGCCCAGCTCGGGATCCGGGGCAAAGAGCAGCAGGCGCTCGCCGCCGAGCAGGCGGGCGAGCGCGGCGGCCGCCTCCGGGCGCCCCTCCGGGGTGGCGAGCTCGCCGACCCGCTCGAGGAGCCCGGCGGGCGCCGGGCGCGCCGTTACCGGGGAATCGTGCAAACCACGGCCGTGCAGTTGTGGAATCCGCTGAACTGGCCCTCCGCCTGCGCGATCTGGCCATAGGTATTGAAGCCCGCCATCGGGGTGCTGCCCAGCTCGTGCTGCACCGCCGCCAGCTCGGCCCCGAACTCCTGCCCCAGCCGCAGCCGTGTGGCGACGCAGTCGAAGACCAGCGCCACCGCGGGCTCGTTCCCGTCCATCTGCGCCAGCGCGGCGCGTGTCGCCTCGGCCGCGGCGTCGGCGGCGGACGCGGCCGTCGTCGTCATGATGCAGGCGGCGGCACCGGAGGGCACGTCGGCCGCGCACCCCACCGACCCGTCCTCGCCTACCGACAGCGGCACGCGCAGCCGGTATCCCTCGGGCGATTCCACCCCCAGGACGTTGTGGAGGAAGAAGGGAACGGGCTCGCCACGGTCGAAGAGCTGGCCGGTGGACGCGGCGTGCGATTCGAACACCTCGGCCGTGGAAACGGCGTTCAGGCTTCCCACCCGCGCTCCCTCCGCCTCGGTGACGCGCATGCGCTCCCCGCCGGGCGCCCATCCGTGGCGCACGCCGATGCCGATGCGCTTGTTCGAAAGGATTTCCAGCGCCACCACGGCGTCGCTGGCCACCTCGGTGCCGCAGAACACCACCGTGTGCTCGAAGCGCGCATCGTCGCCGGCTCCGCCGCCGAAGAAGCGGTAGACGCCGCCGGTGAGCAGGGTCAAGCGGTCCACCAGGTCGTCGGCGAAGCCGGCCAGCGCATCGGTGAACACGAGTGCCGCGTGGTGGCGGTACCCGGGCGTGTCACGGCCGCGGAACCCGGAGGCCAGCGCCTCGGCCGCCGCCGCGCGGTCCTCCCGCAGGCCGCGCCCGATGGCGGCGGCGAAGTGCATCTCGGGGGCGGCGAGCCCCACCGCGCAGGTCATTCCCACGCCGGCTTCGTCGCTGGTGAACTCGCCCGCCGACGAGCAGCCCACCAGCACGCCGGGGCGGCACGAGGCGGTGAGCGCCTGGAGCAGGCCCTCGTGGTCCTGGCCGGGCGAGGCGAAAACGATGAGGGCGTCCGGAGATTCGCCCTCCAGCTGCAGCAGCACGGCCGCGCCCAGCTCCTCGCCCGCCGCCGGCCCGGAACTGCGCGAAATCGCGATCGCGGCCTTGGTCATTTTCACACCTGTTCCAGGTTCGTGGGGCAGAGGGACGGCATCAGGGGACGGGGATGATGCGGCGGGCGCCGGTCCGGCGCTCTCCCGAAGGCGCACGGTTCCGCCGCGCCGGCCCGCCGCTCGCGCACGCGGCTGCGCCGGTGCATCGCACCATGCAGGCGGGGACCCTGCAACATCCATTCTTGGGGGGCGGGGCCCGGCCAGCCGGGGCTGGAAGCGCTCTAGTGTGGCCGGCCGGCGCGCCGGCCTCGGCGGTTTCTTGCTCGTTGGAGGTCTGGTCGCCGGCGTGGCCTGACGTTCCGGCCGAGTTCCTCTCCCGACACCTCGAACTCTCTTCGGGATCTCCCCTTCCGCCCAGCCCGGACGCGCACGCGTGGCATCCCGAACAGGGCCCCCGATATGCGATCTGTGTGCCCGTTGGTAAGCACGTGCGCGAGTTCTACTTGACCAAGTGGTAAATAAGTACTACCTTGTATTGTACATGTGGTTAATACCACTGCCCAGCCGTGGGCGATCATCGGCGGAGCAGGGAAGCGTTCCACCTTTTGGAGAGGAACAGTCATGGTGAGTGACAGTCTGGCCATCCGCGCGATCACGGCCGCGGTGATGGTGTCGTGCTTCAGCGCACCCGTGGCGGCGCAGGCCCGGGCACCGCGCGCCGGGACCATCGAGATCGGCGCCTTCGGGCAGTGGACCGCGTTCGACGCGAACGCCGGCCGCACGAACGTGGTGCCCGAGGACGGGTTCGGGTACGGGGCGCGGCTGGGCGTGTTCTTCACCCCGCGCCTGCAGCTGGAAGCCGACGGCTACCTTTCGCAGCAGGACCGCGATCCCGACGAAACGTTCTGCTGCACGGGGGCGCAGCCTACCCAGGTGGACGTTTCGGCGTTCGCGCTTCGCCTGAACTACAACATTCCGCTCGCCAGCCTCACGCACTTCATCCTCGGGGCCGGCGCCGTCCGCACGAACTACGCGTTCGGCGGGGGCACCGAGCCCGAAGCCGACAGCGCCAGCTTCGGCGTTTCCGGGCTTGCGGGCCTTCGCATGGCACTGGCGGGCCCGCTGGCGCTTCGCGTGGACGGCGTAGCCGACTACATGCCCGGCCACGAGCCCGAGGCCAACCTGAACCTGCACGCCCGTGCCGGGCTGAGCCTGCTGCTGGGCACCGCCCGTCCGATGGCGATGATGGTTCCGCCGCCCCCCCCGCTCCCCGAGCCCGCCCCCATCCAGCCGCCGCCAGCACCGGCGCCTCCCGCGGCACCGATGGCGAGGACGATTGACGTGTGCGTGGTGGAGAACGGCGCGCTGCGCAGCGTGCAGGCGCAGTACACCCAGGCCACGGGCGACACCACGGTCGCGGGCCGGCCCTTCGCGCAGGCCTACCCGGCCACCGCGCCGCAGTACGCCGGCGGCGCCGCCTGGTACATCCAGAATGAGCAGATCACCGTCCTCGGACGGCGCTACGTGAGGTTCGGGCTGCCGCGCGTGCTGGGCACTGGCGAGGTGACACGGATCGCCGAGCACCAGGGCGTTCCGGTGTTCGCCGAGACGGGTGCGGCGCGTCCGGAGGTGGTCTACCTGCCGGTGCGGCCCGGGTGCGAGTTCCAGCCGTACCAGACCGAGGTCAAGTCCGGCGCCGTCCGCGGCGAGTAGCGGCACGCCAGGGGCGTCCCCAGGGGCGCCCCTGGGATCGAAGCGAACTTCGAGGAATCTCCGTTCGACATGCGCGCATCCGCGCGCAGTCGCGGTCACTCGCATCAGGTCGGGGGATTGGATGAACATCTTCACGAAAAACCGCAGCGGGCCAGCACGGGCCCGGCGCGGAGGGATCGGCAGGGCACTCCTGGCGCTGGCGTTCGCCGGGCTGGCCACGGCGGCGTGCGGCGACGCCACGGGTACGCAGAACCTGGCCTCGCTCACCGTTTCGCCGCCCACCGCGACCGTCGCGGTGAACGGCACGGTACAGCTCTCCGCGGCCGGCACGCGCGTCGGCTTCGACGAAACGCGGATCGAGGGCGAGACCTGGACCGTCGCCGGCGGC of the Longimicrobium sp. genome contains:
- a CDS encoding PAS domain-containing sensor histidine kinase, whose product is MMRDETPGDPRTPDPVVPPPSAETAGSPAPESREREEAWKRGELRATQRAESGADAPNPNAVLDATGVAQRAFISLADNVRDYAIFLMNPEGTIVYWGEGARLIKWWTRDQMEGAHFRVLYPDGGAEDGTAESHLVQAAERGEMVSEGQRIRSDGSTFWAGATLTALRDANGELQGFAKLTRDLTAAHAAEEALRAAKEATEAGRKVEAENRAKGAFLATISHELRTPLQAIIAYAELLDMEIAGPLNESQRTQLGRIRVSSRHLLGLATEVLDLSRLDVGGLPVTPAAHGLGKTADEALLLVAPQADAKGLTLTNAIGGSAAELCYWGDENRVRQILVNLLANAVKFTPAGGRVTISAGSTQQAPPDAQLGGPGPWVYMRVEDNGAGIPADKLPAIFEPYEQLGNASAEGAGLGLAISQRLARLMGGDLTTTSAAGVGSSFFLWLENSITRPASPPE
- a CDS encoding sensor histidine kinase — its product is MHDSPVTARPAPAGLLERVGELATPEGRPEAAAALARLLGGERLLLFAPDPELGVVLPAPGFPQVLRGAAAWRAFIEASARDGGFEGTVPGADGPEPAQGCALADGTAAVLVRPAPGAPGPGLLRPLLPLLSAYFRSERQVIADEVRLRAAREAAERERALTRTLQDLRGRLEEALAEAGEARAQAGQRAEEAEALATELQAHAEQLQDQAVELEVLNDELAVRAEEAERARAEADEANRAKSSFLANMSHELRTPINAVIGYAQLLTMGVTGPVTPEQQAQLERIRASSAHLLTLINDILDVAKVEAGHMTVEHTREPVADVVAEAVALVGLQAEAGTLALHDECGGSPASYVGDRARVRQIIVNLLSNAVKFTTAGGRVTIRCGTTGRPDTDAELTGAGPWTYLAVEDTGIGIPPDQLPRIFQPFIQAEEGHTRTRGGTGLGLTISRQLARLMGGDLTATSSEGQGSRFVLWLPAVTPEAGALDTTIRVDAQTA
- a CDS encoding FIST signal transduction protein, translated to MTKAAIAISRSSGPAAGEELGAAVLLQLEGESPDALIVFASPGQDHEGLLQALTASCRPGVLVGCSSAGEFTSDEAGVGMTCAVGLAAPEMHFAAAIGRGLREDRAAAAEALASGFRGRDTPGYRHHAALVFTDALAGFADDLVDRLTLLTGGVYRFFGGGAGDDARFEHTVVFCGTEVASDAVVALEILSNKRIGIGVRHGWAPGGERMRVTEAEGARVGSLNAVSTAEVFESHAASTGQLFDRGEPVPFFLHNVLGVESPEGYRLRVPLSVGEDGSVGCAADVPSGAAACIMTTTAASAADAAAEATRAALAQMDGNEPAVALVFDCVATRLRLGQEFGAELAAVQHELGSTPMAGFNTYGQIAQAEGQFSGFHNCTAVVCTIPR
- a CDS encoding outer membrane beta-barrel protein, with amino-acid sequence MVSDSLAIRAITAAVMVSCFSAPVAAQARAPRAGTIEIGAFGQWTAFDANAGRTNVVPEDGFGYGARLGVFFTPRLQLEADGYLSQQDRDPDETFCCTGAQPTQVDVSAFALRLNYNIPLASLTHFILGAGAVRTNYAFGGGTEPEADSASFGVSGLAGLRMALAGPLALRVDGVADYMPGHEPEANLNLHARAGLSLLLGTARPMAMMVPPPPPLPEPAPIQPPPAPAPPAAPMARTIDVCVVENGALRSVQAQYTQATGDTTVAGRPFAQAYPATAPQYAGGAAWYIQNEQITVLGRRYVRFGLPRVLGTGEVTRIAEHQGVPVFAETGAARPEVVYLPVRPGCEFQPYQTEVKSGAVRGE